In Dromiciops gliroides isolate mDroGli1 chromosome 5, mDroGli1.pri, whole genome shotgun sequence, the following are encoded in one genomic region:
- the SNRPF gene encoding small nuclear ribonucleoprotein F: MSLPLNPKPFLNGLTGKPVMVKLKWGMEYKGYLVSVDGYMNMQLANTEEYIDGALSGHLGEVLIRCNNVLYIRGVEEEEEDGEMRE; encoded by the exons ATG AGTTTACCCCTGAACCCCAAACCGTTCCTGAACGGACTGACAGGGAAACCAGTGATGGTGAAGCTTAAGTGGGGAATGGAGTACAAAGGTTACCTGGTGTCTGTGGATGGCTACATGAACATGCAA ctTGCAAATACAGAAGAATACATAGATGGGGCATTGTCTGGACACCTTGGTGAAGTTTTAATAAG GTGCAATAATGTCCTTTATATCAGAGgtgttgaagaagaagaagaagatggtgaAATGAGAGAATAG